The following coding sequences are from one Hydra vulgaris chromosome 04, alternate assembly HydraT2T_AEP window:
- the LOC136079423 gene encoding zinc finger BED domain-containing protein 5-like: MQKKAINELQRKQLIQQNCFSNYIHSGSITTEASFALSLQIAKAGKPFTDGEFLKDCMYTVSGILYNDLKNKDLILSKIKDIPLSARTVKERILNIAEEVSNMKIKDIKTAEFLSLAIDEFLDVTDISQCCVMVKYLTASGVQEELLELLPMKGQTRGEDIAEPVLKCLETKNINIERIVSVATDGASAMIAKNKGFIKLFSSHISHEIISSHCILHQEALVAKSLGAIPQLKNVMEVIVPIVNFIRAKSLNRRIFTALLEEMDFIHKELVTFTAVRWLSGGKTLK, translated from the coding sequence ATGCAGAAAAAAGCTATTAATGAATTGCAAAGAAAACAGTTAAttcaacaaaattgtttttcaaattatattcaTTCCGGATCGATCACAACTGAAGCAAGCTTCGCATTATCATTGCAAATTGCAAAAGCTGGTAAACCATTTACAGATGGTGAGTTTTTGAAGGATTGCATGTATACTGTTTCtggaattttatataatgatcttaaaaataaagatttaatacTATCAAAGATTAAAGATATACCACTCTCGGCTAGAACCGTGAAGGAACGAATTTTGAATATTGCAGAAGAGGTTTCaaacatgaaaataaaagatattaaaacgGCTGAATTTTTGTCTCTGGCTATTGATGAATTTTTAGATGTCACTGATATATCTCAATGTTGCGTAATGGTCAAATACTTAACAGCTTCCGGTGTACAAGAAGAACTTCTTGAATTGTTGCCTATGAAGGGACAAACGAGAGGGGAAGATATCGCAGAACCAGTTTTGAAATGtttggaaacaaaaaatataaacattgaaCGTATAGTATCCGTTGCAACTGATGGAGCATCTGCTATGATTGCAAAAAACAAAGGCTTTATCAAACTATTTTCCAGTCATATTTCTCATGAAATTATTTCATCTCATTGTATCTTACATCAGGAAGCTTTGGTTGCAAAATCTTTAGGAGCAATACCACAGCTGAAAAATGTAATGGAAGTCATTGTGCCCATAGTAAATTTCATCCGAGCAAAATCGTTAAATCGCAGAATCTTTACAGCATTGTTAGAAGAAATGGATTTTATACATAAAGAACTAGTTACATTCACAGCCGTACGTTGGTTGTCAGgaggaaaaactttaaaataa